A window from Esox lucius isolate fEsoLuc1 chromosome 16, fEsoLuc1.pri, whole genome shotgun sequence encodes these proteins:
- the rbm44 gene encoding RNA-binding protein 44 isoform X3 has protein sequence MPTRANTQASTKNMWYPFPMVLPLALLPNRDSDNLQMSCASGIIQMNMLPYRYDQRFFPNAMNQLADPFTIEEGRKFILNRSVFDLVNVTHFLELTDPKLLGWYLSLPVGDRRLIQEEGGLHQFLRRHPALEVVGQLVYVKKLVDSCVEPPDIRQTMSSSNLNKSRRPSFYGVSQCPNCGTSCSSGGKRCPRCNTPIQKMIPACRTGVQSVQVHHHVAPGALQQFRDCQLQPLTTTTTTTTTSRSNALGGLVNLQESFHSACSITSERHFGAAEDLLPQKEAHVSKVQLLSQLWEEGGRQDDCNNSSVDGCRDADTQASHSLDMELEMQIQSAVKKGQSAICDQGDSVTVPSQMTDSPILDQVSPPEYYSFNSTQDYSDWNDTTNTSNNIIQVAELECDKSLSLMDTSRSTEQPSRAKEANPDDGDMLSYSVEVSSEFCDCTLDNCPAQLADAEKVLKCTLQNQNIMNEDVSNLTEKGNKKGTADSNLTPSQTNSHHSGWPRESLTAPQSPPQNEQSIYDESFTSISPGAEVGTPTHGGNGVDVASAVNLNQTFVLTPPNVSKPEEITAARSMNTSPLPTKYNMSVGTDLSLSCCHLQSQLQGTASADKNVITEVHMADMDYLTEELIKLQSTKEELNKLKEKMASSAGVRDGGVGGGGDGGCGGCDCAKRAMKAELSLLTLQYGMCQQHCWRRYYTSPEGDLLVQGPEAIPESLMKVLQVLEVDYRDMRRLVLSGVPLDQLRPLSVNSETISSETTYIPALIIYKSLGNAMAGASDGSAQQFQVENAHRLGGEGSMGIVNEESPKGKGPVVQPNAEDTVVHWKTEDCSSEKAVSLVPQKPVVGRCSRPGDHNHATEAWYDAEEDLVPSAVEGKSLDVGVEEEEHEVIGLKEEDQSSFLMVTGLPTEVTEAEMMLWFEKYQPCEVNISTFSNNIRVAIVTVSGSERADSAVSEMDGCRMKGHTVHVQHILRPSIGSQRLGQNQPGPSTSIEPESSGIIPGSQNSKKSNIHTTIQPMALPLRLQKRTTICDSPTASGTCVPQHYATMGSFDTVMARLSERHPDVGRQRIVNALLELRAELQGSLCGLPLSTIVDMTSDLLKP, from the exons ATGCCAACACGTGCAAATACTCAAGCTTCGACCAAG AACATGTGGTATCCTTTCCCTATGGTCCTTCCGTTGGCTCTGTTGCCAAATCGGGACTCGGATAATTTACAGATGTCCTGTGCATCAGGGATAATTCAGATGAACATGTTGCCTTATCGGTATGACCAACGTTTCTTTCCAAATGCAATGAACCAGTTAGCTG ACCCTTTTACAATAGAAGAAGGCAGAAAATTCATTCTAAACAG GTCTGTGTTTGACCTGGTGAATGTCACACATTTCCTGGAGCTGACAGACCCCAAGCTGCTGGGTTGGTACCTATCTCTGCCTGTGGGGGACCGGAGGTTAATTCAAG AGGAAGGAGGACTCCACCAGTTTCTACGGAGGCATCCTGCTCTGGAAGTTGTCGGACAACTGGTATATGTGAAAA AACTGGTTGACAGTTGCGTGGAACCTCCTGATATTAGGCAAACAATGTCATCGTCAAACCTAAACAA ATCCAGAAGGCCTTCATTCTATGGTGTGAGTCAGTGTCCCAATTGTGGAACCAGTTGTTCTTCAGGAGGTAAGAGATGCCCACGCTGTAACACTCCCATCCAGAAGATGATCCCTGCATGCCGCACAG GAGTCCAGTCAGTCCAGGTCCACCACCATGTTGCGCCTGGAGCATTGCAGCAGTTCAGGGATTGTCAGCTTCAGCCcttaaccaccaccaccaccaccaccactacttcCAGGTCCAATGCGCTTGGCGGTCTGGTGAACCTACAGGAAAGCTTCCACTCAGCCTGCAGTATTACCAGTGAGAGACATTTCGGGGCTGCAGAGGATCTTCTACCTCAAAAGGAGGCACACGTCTCCAAGGTCCAGCTGCTCTCTCAGCTGTGGGAGGAAGGGGGACGGCAGGATGACTGCAACAACAGTAGTGTGGATGGGTGTAGAGATGCTGACACCCAGGCTAGCCACTCTCTGGACATGGAGCTGGAGATGCAAATTCAGAGTGCAGTCAAAAAGGGCCAGTCTGCTATATGCGACCAAGGTGATTCTGTGACCGTGCCCAGCCAGATGACAGATTCCCCCATTTTGGACCAGGTGTCTCCACCAGAGTACTACAGCTTTAACAGCACACAGGACTATTCTGACTGGAATGACACCACCAACACTAGTAATAATATCATCCAAGTAGCAGAGCTGGAATGTGACAAATCGTTATCACTCATGGACACCAGCAGGAGCACTGAGCAGCCCAGCAGAGCAAAGGAGGCAAACCCAGATGATGGCGATATGCTGTCCTACAGTGTCGAAGTCTCTAGTGAGTTCTGTGATTGCACCCTTGATAACTGTCCCGCCCAGCTGGCTGATGCAGAGAAGGTCTTAAAATGCACGCTGCAGAATCAGAACATTATGAATGAGGATGTGAGCAATCTCACggagaaaggaaataaaaaggggaCAGCAGATTCAAACTTGACACCTTCACAAACCAACAGCCATCACTCAGGTTGGCCTAGAGAGAGTCTCACTGCACCTCAGAGCCCCCCACAAAATGAGCAATCCATCTACGACGAGTCCTTCACGTCCATAAGCCCAGGTGCGGAAGTTGGGACTCCTACCCATGGTGGTAATGGTGTAGATGTTGCCTCTGCAGTCAACCTGAACCAGACGTTTGTTCTTACGCCCCCTAACGTCTCAAAGCCTGAAGAGATCACAGCCGCCCGGTCAATGAATACATCGCCATTACCCACTAAATACAACATGTCAGTTGGTACTGATCTAAGTCTGTCATGCTGCCACCTGCAGAGTCAGTTGCAGGGCACTGCCTCTGCTGACAAGAATGTCATCACCGAGGTCCACATGGCTGACATGGATTATCTCACTGAG gAATTAATCAAGCTGCAGTCTACCAAAGAGGAACTGAACAAGCTGAAAGAGAAAATGGCAAg TTCGGCAGgtgtgagagatggaggagttGGTGGTGGCGGTGATGGAGGCTGCGGTGGATGTGACTGTGCCAAGCGTGCCATGAAGGCAGAGCTGAGCCTGCTGACTCTGCAGTATGGGATGTGTCAACAGCACTGCTGGAGGCGCTACTACACCTCACCTGAGGGAGACCTCCTGGTCCAGGG GCCAGAGGCTATTCCTGAGAGCCTGATGAAGGTCCTGCAGGTACTGGAGGTGGACTACAGGGATATGAGAAGATTGGTCCTTTCAGGTGTACCCCTGGACCAGCTCAGACCCCTTTCTGTCAACTCTGAGACCATCTCATCAGAGACCACTTACATCCCTGCACTG ATTATTTACAAGTCTTTGGGAAATGCTATGGCTGG TGCCTCAGATGGGAGCGCTCAGCAGTTTCAGGTAGAGAATGCTCACAGACTTGGTGGTGAAGGTAGTATGGGGATTGTTAATGAAGAGAGCCCTAAGGGAAAAGGGCCAGTGGTCCAACCCAATGCAGAGGATACAGTTGTCCACTGGAAGACTGAGGACTGTTCTTCTGAGAAGGCAGTCAGCCTCGTCCCCCAGAAGCCTGTGGTCGGTCGCTGTTCCAGGCCAG GTGACCACAACCACGCCACTGAGGCTTGGTACGACGCGGAGGAGGACCTTGTGCCAAGCGCTGTAGAAGGCAAAAGTCTGGatgtgggggtggaggaggaagaacatg AAGTTATTGGGTTGAAGGAGGAGGATCAGAGCTCGTTCCTCATGGTCACCGGCCTGCCCACCGAGGTTACCGAG GCAGAAATGATGCTTTGGTTTGAGAAATATCAGCCATGTGAAGTGAACATATCCACCTTTAGCAACAACATAAG GGTTGCCATAGTGACTGTGAGCGGTTCAGAAAGGGCTGACAGTGCTGTAAGCGAGATGGACGGGTGCCGTATGAAGGGACACACTGTACATGTACAGCACATCCTCAGACCCAGTATTGGGAGCCAGAGACTGGGTCAGAACCAGCCAGGTCCCTCAACCAGCATAGAGCCGGAGTCCTCTGGAATCATCCCAGGCTCCCAAAACTCCAAGAAAAGCAACATCCATACCACCATCCAACCAATG GCCCTGCCTCTCCGCCTCCAGAAGCGCACCACTATCTGTGACTCCCCCACGGCCTCAGGGACCTGTGTGCCCCAGCACTACGCCACCATGGGTAGCTTCGATACAGTAATGGCGCGGCTGTCCGAGCGTCACCCGGACGTGGGGAGGCAGAGGATTGTGAACGCCCTGTTAGAGCTAAGGGCCGAACTCCAGGGGTCCCTCTGTGGCCTGCCCCTTAGCACTATTGTAGACATGACTTCTGACCTACTGAAACCATAA